A part of Leptospira congkakensis genomic DNA contains:
- a CDS encoding DNA polymerase domain-containing protein, which translates to METFKGYLFDIYHSEQKIYLWIRSHEGELRLFSDEFFPTIYIHASKNILQKLVKRFYELNALAEIPTFTEKLLFYENKKVSVLKLVISKPQLLPKITRKLFNLYGKYDIYHSDIEITTGYMLEKEIYPLAYLEISYEKKHNQNQIRNIQCLSDIHDLDYEVPNFRVVSLYLEKSQRISLEHNTLIVEINSDKYKIPTNNSTNLIHKLNQIFKKYDPDIVLTSYGDQILFPYLFKASQENHIPIEFDRDKTSTIRRSIQTQGTSFNTYGTIVFRAPSYPLFGRWHIDSKNGFVYKEADLMGIIELARISRLPIQKMARASTGKALTYIEVDVALRMNYLVPWQKSALEAPKTALDLLNADKGGLVFQADIQNGFVLENVAQLDFSQMYPKVMVTHNISPETINCLCCKDDYEVEMVPSLGYRICNKRRGVVSEALAHVIERRAHYKKQCKEPSQTNKHYIEQKQSSLKWMLVTSFGYLGYRNAKFGKLESHEAVTAFGREKLILAKEIAEGYGYNLVHAITDCIFIQKKDKSPIREEHLQEICQTIKVKTKITMDIEAIFSWLYFPPSTQDEKMPVANRYMGRFNDGHFKGRGIALRRKDYPYYIKAAQQEMIRWMCQFETIADMQSRETEILEIFKKYDAPLSKGDVFWKELLILRSTSHDPGDYSVDAPSAVAVKDLLEMGINVQAGEKIRYLVVNQKSEQKGKRYKTEERIESKNPQNLLIYDKVYYRKRLLASFKEIWAGISSFKDFNELISDEQLLPFKF; encoded by the coding sequence ATGGAAACATTCAAAGGTTACTTGTTTGATATCTACCACTCTGAACAAAAAATCTACCTTTGGATAAGGTCTCACGAAGGAGAACTTCGATTATTTTCTGATGAGTTTTTTCCAACAATCTACATTCACGCATCCAAAAACATTCTTCAAAAGTTAGTAAAACGATTTTATGAGTTAAACGCGTTAGCAGAAATCCCCACTTTCACAGAAAAACTTCTCTTCTATGAAAACAAAAAAGTCTCAGTCTTAAAATTAGTAATTTCTAAACCACAACTCCTACCCAAAATCACAAGGAAACTTTTTAATCTCTATGGAAAATACGATATCTATCATTCTGATATCGAGATCACGACGGGTTATATGTTAGAAAAAGAGATCTACCCGCTAGCTTATTTAGAAATAAGTTACGAAAAAAAACACAACCAAAATCAAATTAGAAACATTCAGTGTTTATCAGATATCCATGATTTAGATTACGAAGTTCCAAACTTTAGGGTAGTCTCTCTCTACTTAGAAAAAAGCCAAAGGATCTCTTTAGAACACAACACACTCATTGTTGAAATCAATTCCGACAAGTATAAAATACCAACAAACAATTCTACAAATCTGATCCATAAACTAAATCAAATATTCAAAAAATATGATCCTGATATAGTTCTCACCTCCTACGGTGACCAAATTCTATTTCCTTATCTCTTTAAAGCTTCACAAGAAAATCATATACCAATTGAATTTGATAGAGACAAAACAAGCACAATCAGACGTTCGATACAAACACAAGGAACTAGTTTTAATACTTACGGGACAATCGTGTTTAGAGCACCATCCTATCCGTTGTTCGGTCGATGGCATATAGACTCAAAAAACGGATTTGTTTACAAAGAAGCAGACCTTATGGGAATTATTGAGCTTGCTCGTATCTCTCGTTTACCAATTCAAAAGATGGCAAGAGCATCAACAGGAAAAGCTCTCACATATATTGAGGTAGATGTAGCACTACGTATGAACTATCTTGTCCCTTGGCAAAAAAGTGCATTAGAGGCTCCAAAAACAGCGTTGGATCTTTTAAACGCAGATAAAGGAGGACTGGTTTTTCAAGCAGACATTCAAAATGGATTTGTATTAGAAAATGTTGCTCAATTAGATTTTTCTCAAATGTATCCCAAAGTGATGGTTACACACAATATATCTCCCGAAACAATCAATTGTTTGTGTTGTAAAGACGATTATGAAGTAGAAATGGTTCCATCTTTAGGATATCGAATCTGTAACAAAAGAAGAGGTGTTGTTTCTGAAGCACTCGCACATGTCATAGAACGCAGAGCCCATTATAAAAAACAATGTAAGGAACCGAGCCAGACCAACAAACATTATATAGAACAAAAACAATCCAGTTTAAAATGGATGTTGGTTACCTCTTTCGGATATTTGGGTTACCGGAATGCAAAATTCGGAAAACTCGAAAGCCATGAAGCAGTAACAGCTTTTGGAAGAGAAAAATTAATTTTGGCAAAAGAAATTGCAGAAGGCTATGGATACAACCTAGTGCATGCAATTACAGATTGTATCTTCATTCAAAAAAAAGATAAATCACCAATCAGAGAAGAACACCTTCAAGAAATTTGCCAAACAATAAAAGTAAAAACAAAAATAACAATGGATATAGAAGCTATCTTCTCCTGGTTATATTTTCCACCATCTACTCAAGATGAAAAAATGCCAGTTGCCAATCGTTACATGGGAAGATTCAACGATGGACATTTCAAAGGAAGAGGAATCGCCTTACGGAGAAAAGACTACCCTTATTACATAAAAGCCGCACAACAGGAAATGATTCGGTGGATGTGTCAGTTTGAAACGATAGCTGATATGCAATCAAGAGAAACTGAAATTTTAGAAATCTTCAAAAAATATGATGCCCCACTCTCAAAAGGTGATGTTTTCTGGAAAGAGCTCCTCATACTAAGATCCACTTCTCACGATCCGGGAGATTACAGTGTAGACGCACCTAGTGCGGTGGCAGTTAAAGACCTATTAGAAATGGGGATCAATGTCCAAGCAGGAGAAAAAATTCGTTATTTAGTAGTAAACCAAAAATCAGAACAGA
- a CDS encoding penicillin-binding protein activator LpoB: MRILFFSLLFPFLFVSCSSVSYQKIDKAKATKQWGVLEVKETARSMSHSLSTYYKADLKTGYLEWKAIQNSTSEHIDTKLISNEILNQLTKDKVPFVDTSIRGEASAEMAFGKTGMVSSESRLAVGKFKSPSHKIKGEINEVVNYESGSRIQYITVTLFLVSLETNQIVWSEQTNFLKTSRVEGYGL; the protein is encoded by the coding sequence ATGCGCATTTTATTTTTCTCACTCTTGTTTCCGTTTTTATTTGTTAGCTGCTCTTCTGTTTCCTACCAAAAAATAGATAAGGCCAAGGCCACCAAACAATGGGGAGTTTTGGAAGTCAAAGAAACGGCTCGAAGTATGAGCCATTCCTTATCCACTTATTATAAGGCTGATTTGAAAACTGGGTATTTAGAATGGAAGGCAATCCAAAATTCTACCTCAGAACATATTGATACCAAACTCATCAGTAACGAAATTCTAAACCAACTTACAAAAGACAAGGTTCCGTTTGTGGATACGTCCATTAGGGGAGAGGCAAGTGCAGAGATGGCATTTGGAAAAACGGGAATGGTATCGTCTGAATCGCGTTTGGCGGTTGGAAAGTTCAAATCACCTTCTCATAAAATCAAAGGTGAGATCAATGAAGTGGTGAATTATGAATCCGGGTCTCGGATCCAATACATCACAGTGACACTTTTCCTTGTGAGTTTGGAAACCAACCAAATAGTTTGGTCAGAACAAACTAATTTTTTAAAAACAAGTCGTGTCGAAGGTTACGGCCTTTGA
- the purL gene encoding phosphoribosylformylglycinamidine synthase subunit PurL — protein sequence MEKEKVSLEDAKEHGLTETEFVEIQKILGRMPNSTELGIFSAMWSEHCSYKNSILKLKTLPTKSDKLLAQAGEENAGAMDIGDGLAVVFKIESHNHPTAVEPYQGAATGVGGIMRDIFTMGARPITSLNSLRFGDPKEPRNKYLLTRAVKGIGDYGNSLGIAVGGGELFIHPTFTKNPLVNAMTVGIARHDQMASASTKGKVGFKVYIVGATTGRDGIHGASFASKDLTKESEEKRSAVQVGDPFMEKLLMEASLEAIQKNLLVGIQDMGAAGISCATSEMSAKGKTGMDVDLDKVPLRESDMNAYEIMLSESQERMLVIPETGKEEELVSIFHKWGLNAVEIGTVTGDGILRIRKDGKLKAEIPADSLVLGGGAPRYVREEKRPAYLDEVTKFDPTKINDLSKDTVSQTLNTLLSSLNISSRRPLYEQYDTEVGLVKVVEPGEDGGLVRIPGTKKGIAVATDCNSRYTYLNPYEGAQIAVCESARNVASTGAEPYGVTNNLNFGNPYIPENYYIFSECVRGLGDACRFLGLPVTGGNVSFYNESPEGPVFPTPTIGMVGVIDDVAKGIHTYPRTEEEVVYALVGEFQPTISASEYLYRFHGLDTGKIPTISLVKEKATIDTLISCRKEGLLTSAKDLSLGGLLVALAKIVISGDKGLEVNLEGLQKSFSRLDELCFGETGASFVVSFLPQDEEKVKEKYTKAGLGFTTLGKSNSKSSLSVKGNGFQWEWTSKSLETEFEAGLKGYFE from the coding sequence ATGGAAAAAGAGAAAGTTAGTCTGGAAGATGCAAAAGAACACGGACTTACAGAAACTGAATTTGTAGAGATCCAAAAGATCTTAGGAAGAATGCCAAACTCTACGGAACTGGGAATCTTCTCCGCCATGTGGTCGGAACACTGCTCTTATAAAAATTCAATTTTAAAATTAAAAACACTGCCTACAAAGTCGGACAAACTTCTAGCACAAGCTGGGGAAGAAAATGCCGGGGCTATGGACATTGGTGATGGTCTAGCCGTTGTTTTCAAAATCGAAAGTCACAACCACCCAACGGCCGTAGAACCATACCAAGGTGCAGCGACGGGAGTTGGTGGGATCATGCGAGATATTTTCACTATGGGTGCTCGTCCCATCACTTCTCTCAACTCACTTCGGTTTGGTGACCCAAAAGAACCACGTAATAAATACTTACTCACTCGTGCTGTGAAAGGAATTGGAGACTATGGCAACTCTCTTGGGATTGCTGTGGGTGGTGGGGAATTATTCATCCATCCTACATTCACCAAAAATCCTCTTGTGAATGCAATGACAGTGGGAATTGCTCGTCATGACCAAATGGCTTCTGCTTCTACCAAAGGAAAAGTAGGATTCAAAGTTTACATTGTGGGTGCCACAACAGGACGAGATGGAATCCATGGGGCAAGTTTTGCTTCCAAAGACCTCACGAAAGAATCCGAAGAAAAAAGATCCGCAGTCCAAGTGGGTGATCCCTTTATGGAAAAACTTCTAATGGAAGCATCCCTCGAAGCCATCCAAAAGAATCTCCTTGTGGGAATCCAAGATATGGGAGCGGCTGGAATTTCTTGTGCTACCTCTGAAATGAGTGCGAAAGGAAAAACCGGAATGGATGTGGACTTAGACAAAGTCCCTCTCCGTGAATCAGATATGAACGCTTACGAAATTATGCTTTCAGAATCCCAAGAACGAATGCTTGTGATTCCAGAAACAGGAAAGGAAGAAGAACTGGTTTCTATCTTTCATAAATGGGGATTGAATGCAGTAGAGATTGGAACAGTCACTGGTGATGGGATCCTTCGCATCCGAAAAGATGGAAAACTCAAAGCTGAAATCCCAGCAGACTCACTCGTACTTGGCGGGGGAGCTCCAAGATATGTAAGAGAAGAGAAAAGACCAGCTTACCTCGATGAGGTGACAAAGTTTGATCCAACAAAAATCAATGATTTATCGAAAGATACAGTTTCCCAAACTCTAAACACCCTTCTTTCCTCCTTAAATATCAGTTCCAGACGACCTCTCTATGAGCAGTATGATACGGAAGTGGGACTTGTAAAAGTAGTAGAACCTGGGGAAGATGGTGGACTTGTGCGGATTCCCGGAACTAAAAAAGGAATTGCTGTCGCAACGGACTGTAACTCACGTTACACGTATCTTAACCCATACGAAGGGGCACAAATTGCCGTTTGTGAATCGGCAAGAAACGTTGCCTCTACGGGAGCGGAACCTTACGGGGTCACAAACAACCTAAACTTCGGAAATCCTTACATCCCAGAAAACTATTATATCTTTAGTGAATGTGTGAGAGGACTTGGGGATGCTTGTCGTTTCCTTGGACTTCCTGTAACTGGTGGAAACGTATCTTTCTACAATGAATCGCCAGAGGGTCCCGTGTTCCCAACACCTACCATTGGTATGGTGGGAGTGATTGATGATGTAGCAAAAGGAATTCATACCTACCCTCGCACTGAGGAAGAAGTAGTGTATGCCCTTGTGGGAGAATTCCAACCTACCATCTCCGCCTCCGAATACCTTTACCGTTTCCATGGCCTAGACACAGGAAAAATTCCAACCATTTCTCTTGTTAAGGAAAAAGCGACCATTGACACTCTCATCTCTTGCCGTAAAGAAGGACTTCTCACTTCCGCAAAAGACCTGTCACTCGGTGGCCTTCTTGTAGCACTTGCTAAAATTGTAATTTCTGGAGACAAGGGACTCGAAGTCAACTTAGAAGGATTACAAAAAAGTTTTTCACGCCTAGACGAACTTTGTTTTGGTGAAACAGGTGCTTCTTTTGTTGTGAGTTTCCTGCCCCAAGACGAAGAAAAAGTCAAAGAAAAATATACCAAAGCAGGACTTGGTTTCACAACTCTAGGTAAATCCAATTCCAAATCTTCTCTTTCTGTCAAAGGAAATGGATTCCAATGGGAATGGACTTCCAAATCTTTAGAAACAGAATTTGAAGCTGGGCTCAAAGGTTATTTCGAATAG
- a CDS encoding flavin reductase family protein: protein MPTPIDQFKTSLSLWASGVCVITYESKEKKGGITVSSFSSVSLEPPLVLFCLAKDSSAKEPIEKAGNFVVNILSSEQKQISADFASGSLDKAVVLEGLKPGTLSTGAPVLPDTLASLDCTVNQTIDAGDHWILIGLVEAVVTREGSPLLYFNRNYRELV, encoded by the coding sequence ATGCCAACACCCATCGACCAATTTAAAACTTCCCTTTCGCTTTGGGCGAGTGGAGTTTGTGTGATTACGTATGAATCAAAAGAGAAAAAAGGCGGAATTACTGTTTCTAGTTTTTCTTCTGTTTCCTTAGAACCGCCGTTAGTTTTATTCTGTTTGGCCAAAGACTCTAGCGCCAAAGAACCCATCGAAAAAGCCGGAAACTTCGTGGTGAATATTCTTTCTTCCGAACAAAAACAAATTTCCGCTGATTTTGCTTCTGGTTCCCTGGACAAAGCGGTTGTTTTGGAAGGACTGAAACCAGGAACTCTTTCCACAGGTGCCCCGGTTTTACCGGATACCTTGGCCTCACTCGACTGTACAGTGAACCAAACCATCGATGCCGGGGACCATTGGATCCTCATCGGTCTTGTGGAAGCTGTGGTCACCAGAGAAGGTTCTCCACTCCTCTACTTCAATCGCAATTATAGGGAACTCGTTTAA
- a CDS encoding Fur family transcriptional regulator has translation MKALTKHRELIFNDLRERKDHPTAKMVFESVRGKADKISFATVYNSLEYLVEHKMVNKLNIESDSVRYDAFLDDHSHLLCSDCGKVLDVAPLKLSDETDLQGLGFQVKHVDVVVSGTCADCNSL, from the coding sequence ATGAAAGCACTCACAAAACATAGAGAACTAATTTTTAATGACCTAAGAGAAAGAAAAGACCACCCCACTGCAAAGATGGTTTTTGAATCCGTAAGAGGGAAAGCTGACAAAATTAGTTTTGCCACTGTCTACAATTCTTTGGAATACTTGGTGGAACACAAGATGGTAAACAAACTCAATATCGAATCGGATTCGGTTCGTTATGATGCGTTTTTAGATGACCACTCCCATTTGCTTTGTTCCGATTGCGGAAAGGTTTTGGATGTAGCCCCTTTGAAACTCAGCGATGAAACTGATTTACAGGGCCTAGGTTTCCAAGTGAAACACGTAGACGTCGTGGTTTCTGGCACCTGCGCGGACTGTAATTCACTCTAA
- the mutL gene encoding DNA mismatch repair endonuclease MutL, with protein MGIIHSLSADLINQIAAGEVIESTHSILKELIENSIDAGATKIEIATDSAGFGRILISDNGHGIQKEDLPLAIKRYATSKIQDFHDLEHLFTFGFRGEALASIASVSRMVLESGTEGNRTAYRVTVEEGKIVAEEEIPFFLGAKIEIKDLFYNTPVRRKFLKTETGEEKKNRSRVQTMAVSEPKIGFRYLQNGKEVLNVVPEDGLERVLSVYGENLRDHLLPVNSSRNGMTLRGWISHPDFYKSSRAGQFFFVNNRSVELKFSAQILKRCYGELLPSGAFPYAYLFFDLPREFVDVNVHPQKKEVRFLSEETITGILFQGITEVLRTSTPVEFLEMRRRLSMPIPYENRGGESYAGGAGFGGPGFGFGQGMFGNLQTDGDTLIGPSSIEGRQGFSLEGIGAGTNLHLLGENLTKHNLFVPKKHYGVLFETFILAEAEDGLYIIDQHTAHERIRYEEVLRDLKSKAYKSQSLLTPIRLELTKEEAEEMLEERFRFLELGITLEPFSGGTILIREVPSYIDPGKETETILDLWERFKQKDPEDKELYDEMAKCVACRSAIKKGDQVSDPIIGELLQRLSYCENPSLCPHGRPTLIKLTRKDLETMFHRI; from the coding sequence ATGGGCATCATTCATTCACTTTCGGCGGATCTTATCAACCAAATTGCCGCCGGAGAGGTGATTGAATCTACCCATTCGATTCTCAAAGAACTCATCGAAAATTCCATCGATGCCGGTGCCACGAAGATAGAAATCGCTACCGATTCCGCTGGGTTCGGTAGGATCCTTATCTCCGACAATGGACATGGAATCCAAAAAGAGGATTTACCTCTTGCCATCAAACGTTATGCCACTTCCAAAATCCAAGACTTCCATGACTTAGAACATCTATTTACTTTTGGGTTTCGGGGCGAAGCTCTTGCCTCCATTGCTTCTGTTTCTCGGATGGTTTTGGAATCAGGGACAGAGGGAAATCGCACCGCCTACCGCGTGACAGTCGAAGAAGGGAAAATCGTGGCAGAGGAAGAAATTCCTTTTTTCTTGGGAGCCAAAATTGAAATCAAAGATTTATTTTATAATACACCCGTTAGGCGTAAATTCTTAAAAACAGAAACGGGAGAAGAGAAAAAAAATAGGTCCCGAGTTCAAACCATGGCAGTCTCTGAACCAAAAATTGGTTTTCGGTATTTGCAAAACGGAAAGGAAGTTTTGAATGTAGTTCCCGAAGACGGTTTGGAAAGAGTGTTATCGGTTTATGGCGAGAATTTACGCGACCATCTTTTGCCGGTGAATTCCAGTCGGAATGGAATGACCCTACGTGGTTGGATCTCTCATCCTGATTTTTATAAATCCTCTCGAGCAGGACAGTTTTTCTTTGTGAACAACCGTTCTGTGGAATTAAAGTTTTCGGCACAAATTCTCAAACGTTGTTATGGAGAACTCCTTCCCAGTGGTGCCTTTCCTTATGCTTATCTTTTTTTTGATCTTCCACGTGAGTTTGTGGATGTGAATGTCCATCCGCAAAAAAAAGAGGTTCGGTTTTTATCAGAAGAAACCATTACAGGAATTCTTTTCCAAGGGATCACTGAAGTTTTAAGAACTTCCACCCCTGTGGAATTTTTAGAAATGCGACGTAGACTTTCGATGCCCATTCCCTATGAAAATCGTGGGGGAGAATCTTATGCCGGAGGGGCTGGGTTTGGTGGCCCAGGATTTGGATTTGGACAAGGGATGTTCGGAAACCTCCAAACCGATGGAGATACACTCATCGGGCCAAGTTCCATTGAAGGAAGACAAGGATTTTCCCTGGAAGGAATTGGTGCAGGAACCAACTTGCATTTGTTAGGAGAAAATCTCACCAAACACAATCTTTTTGTTCCTAAAAAACATTATGGGGTTCTCTTTGAGACCTTCATCCTTGCGGAAGCCGAGGATGGACTTTATATCATCGACCAACATACGGCCCATGAAAGGATTCGTTACGAAGAGGTTTTACGAGACCTAAAGTCCAAAGCGTATAAGTCTCAAAGTCTACTCACACCCATTCGCTTGGAACTGACAAAAGAAGAAGCCGAAGAGATGTTAGAAGAACGGTTTCGGTTTTTGGAACTCGGAATCACTCTGGAACCTTTTTCGGGAGGAACCATTCTCATCCGAGAAGTGCCGTCCTACATTGACCCAGGGAAAGAAACAGAGACCATTTTGGATTTATGGGAGAGGTTCAAACAAAAAGATCCGGAAGACAAAGAACTCTATGATGAAATGGCCAAATGTGTGGCTTGTCGTTCTGCCATCAAAAAGGGAGACCAAGTCTCTGACCCCATCATCGGGGAACTTTTACAAAGATTATCCTATTGCGAAAATCCATCCCTTTGTCCCCACGGTCGGCCCACTCTCATCAAACTCACAAGAAAAGATCTAGAAACCATGTTTCACCGGATCTAA
- a CDS encoding RNA polymerase sigma factor has translation MPRPLEGKNMTLREKEKILLQKIKAGDPTAYMTLVSPFRERLFRKAVSMVKDGDDAEDIVQDALISGYKSIQNFRAEAGVYTWLYRIVVNKSKDLLAKKKRGREKPMDDSGDNQFVDSRVGYEKKLELSEESRYLMDKIALLEDSYKQVLELRYFENLSYNEIAEIMECNVGTVKSRLFKAKEFLKHLIQKDDKGEGFFEK, from the coding sequence ATGCCACGCCCCCTAGAAGGCAAAAATATGACCCTGCGGGAGAAGGAAAAAATCCTCCTCCAAAAGATCAAAGCAGGGGATCCTACTGCCTACATGACCTTAGTGTCCCCTTTCCGGGAACGATTGTTCCGCAAAGCTGTTTCCATGGTAAAAGATGGAGACGATGCGGAGGATATTGTCCAAGACGCCCTTATTTCTGGTTATAAATCCATTCAAAACTTCCGCGCGGAGGCAGGGGTTTATACTTGGCTCTACCGAATCGTGGTGAATAAGTCCAAGGATTTGCTCGCTAAGAAGAAAAGGGGTCGGGAAAAACCCATGGATGACTCGGGAGATAACCAATTTGTGGATTCTCGTGTCGGATATGAAAAAAAATTGGAACTTTCTGAAGAGTCTCGTTATCTAATGGATAAGATCGCACTCTTGGAAGATTCCTACAAACAGGTTTTGGAACTTCGTTACTTCGAAAATCTTTCGTATAACGAAATTGCTGAAATCATGGAATGCAATGTAGGTACTGTTAAGAGTCGTCTCTTCAAGGCGAAGGAGTTTTTAAAGCACCTCATCCAGAAAGATGACAAGGGAGAAGGGTTCTTTGAAAAATAA
- a CDS encoding LIMLP_12425 family protein — MNLKDWFRSQYPALFPEETDNVVLENKICSLFQRVKEKEDTILPRMSKDFDTRLFNLLESVTIDKPNQKISFTFRDLIENRTVQYSFSAVMALSLVFILVSRSSQEPTLAGNQDTAGVVIEQNNYQYEPTSLDLNESYQKRVLLDRLRSAPGAVYGLRELELYYEKTGRESSADELRLLIESVER; from the coding sequence ATGAATTTAAAAGATTGGTTTCGTTCACAATATCCAGCTCTCTTCCCAGAAGAGACAGACAACGTGGTTTTGGAAAATAAGATTTGTTCTCTTTTTCAGCGTGTGAAGGAAAAGGAAGACACCATCCTTCCTAGAATGTCAAAAGACTTCGACACCCGCCTCTTCAACCTTCTTGAATCCGTCACCATCGACAAACCCAATCAAAAGATCTCCTTCACTTTCCGAGACCTAATCGAAAACAGAACCGTTCAGTATTCCTTTTCTGCTGTGATGGCCTTAAGTCTAGTGTTCATTCTTGTGAGCCGCAGTTCTCAAGAACCAACTCTTGCTGGAAATCAAGATACGGCTGGTGTTGTGATTGAACAAAACAACTACCAATACGAACCAACAAGCCTTGATCTAAATGAATCTTACCAAAAACGCGTGTTACTTGATCGTTTGCGATCGGCTCCTGGAGCTGTTTACGGACTTCGAGAACTCGAATTGTATTATGAAAAAACAGGAAGGGAGTCTTCTGCTGATGAATTAAGACTTCTTATTGAATCTGTAGAAAGATAA
- the hpf gene encoding ribosome hibernation-promoting factor, HPF/YfiA family: MKINYTWKHLDRSEAAEKYADEKLERVSKYVQKIVSCEVSFEAIHGEIHSNMKLLADGNNFNAHNQDKDVYVCIDGLEDKILSQTSKHHDKKSQH, from the coding sequence ATGAAAATCAATTATACCTGGAAACATTTAGACCGCTCCGAAGCGGCTGAAAAATACGCGGACGAAAAATTAGAACGAGTATCAAAATACGTTCAAAAAATCGTATCCTGTGAAGTATCATTTGAAGCCATTCATGGAGAAATCCATTCTAACATGAAGTTACTCGCTGATGGTAACAATTTCAATGCTCACAACCAAGACAAAGATGTATATGTTTGTATCGATGGATTAGAAGATAAAATCCTATCCCAAACAAGCAAACACCACGATAAAAAAAGCCAACACTAA
- a CDS encoding glycoside hydrolase family 57 protein encodes MNHFLKGHLVFVLHAHLPFVRHPGYDTPFIEENWLNEAILETYIPLIRVFRNLKKESVPFRITMSFTPTLSLMLTDPYLQNGFRKYIKNLITLAGEETKRNAKDPHLHYLASRYLEHFLDTESIFEETKGDLTKSFLPFVESGELEIMTSPATHAFLPFYDSEPSIFRSQLKNGRRTFRRIWGRDPKGIWLSECGYTQKLEEELDREGFRYFFVDTHGITHASPRPKFGVYAPVEVGYGVFAFGRDPESSKQVWSSIDGYPGDFRYREYYRDIGHDLPWEEISPYLDSNGVRINTGIKYFRITGKTSDKGYYHPDWAMEAAGNHAEDFLRNRIHQAEVLFEANKQQAVIVSPYDAELYGHWWYEGPQFIEFLFKKIHFNQNTIKLSHPLEAARALPRIQSVEMKMSSWGENGYGEVWLNPTNDWIYPLIHGLSIRMHKKAHEFKSGTDLQKRILKQMGRELLLLQSSDWAFIMKTGTMVDYAVRRTNVHTNLFLALEEMLSGKLDEAVLLAAESENNAFPDIRIEDFY; translated from the coding sequence ATGAATCATTTTTTAAAAGGGCATTTGGTTTTTGTATTACATGCCCACCTACCATTCGTTAGACATCCAGGGTATGACACTCCTTTTATTGAAGAAAACTGGTTAAACGAAGCCATTCTTGAAACCTATATCCCTCTCATCCGAGTGTTTCGGAATCTAAAAAAAGAATCCGTTCCCTTTCGGATCACCATGTCTTTCACTCCCACACTCTCCCTTATGTTGACGGATCCCTATTTACAAAATGGATTTCGCAAATACATAAAAAACCTGATCACTCTTGCAGGAGAAGAAACCAAACGAAATGCAAAAGACCCTCATCTCCATTACCTTGCCTCAAGATACTTAGAACATTTTTTAGATACGGAATCTATCTTTGAAGAAACGAAGGGAGATTTAACCAAAAGTTTTTTGCCTTTTGTGGAGTCAGGGGAATTGGAAATCATGACAAGTCCTGCGACCCATGCCTTCCTTCCTTTTTATGATTCCGAACCTTCTATCTTTCGTTCCCAATTGAAAAATGGAAGAAGGACTTTCCGACGCATTTGGGGAAGGGACCCGAAAGGAATTTGGTTATCGGAATGTGGATACACACAAAAATTGGAAGAGGAACTCGACCGGGAAGGATTTCGGTATTTCTTTGTGGACACTCATGGAATCACACATGCGAGTCCAAGACCAAAGTTTGGAGTCTATGCTCCTGTGGAAGTGGGGTATGGAGTGTTTGCTTTTGGTCGAGATCCAGAAAGTAGCAAACAAGTTTGGAGTTCCATTGATGGGTATCCAGGAGACTTCCGGTACAGGGAATACTATAGAGACATTGGACATGATCTCCCTTGGGAAGAAATTTCTCCTTATTTAGATTCCAATGGAGTTAGGATCAATACCGGTATCAAATACTTTCGAATCACGGGCAAAACTTCCGACAAAGGGTATTACCATCCGGACTGGGCGATGGAAGCGGCCGGTAACCATGCGGAAGATTTTTTAAGAAACCGGATCCACCAAGCGGAAGTGTTATTTGAGGCTAACAAACAACAGGCGGTCATTGTTTCTCCTTATGATGCGGAGTTGTACGGTCACTGGTGGTATGAAGGTCCACAGTTTATTGAATTCCTATTTAAAAAAATTCATTTCAACCAAAACACAATCAAACTTTCCCATCCCTTAGAAGCAGCGAGAGCCCTCCCTCGGATACAATCGGTGGAAATGAAAATGTCTAGTTGGGGAGAAAATGGATATGGAGAGGTTTGGTTAAATCCAACGAACGATTGGATTTATCCTCTCATCCATGGTCTTAGCATCCGGATGCATAAGAAGGCCCATGAGTTTAAATCAGGAACAGATTTACAAAAACGAATTTTGAAACAAATGGGAAGGGAACTCCTTCTTTTGCAGAGTAGTGACTGGGCCTTTATTATGAAAACGGGAACTATGGTGGACTATGCGGTTCGTCGTACCAATGTGCACACCAATCTCTTTTTAGCTTTGGAGGAAATGCTTTCGGGCAAACTGGATGAGGCCGTCCTTTTGGCAGCCGAATCAGAGAACAATGCGTTCCCTGATATCCGGATAGAAGATTTCTATTAG